From a region of the Nothobranchius furzeri strain GRZ-AD chromosome 12, NfurGRZ-RIMD1, whole genome shotgun sequence genome:
- the mcfd2 gene encoding multiple coagulation factor deficiency protein 2, producing MRSCRRSLSWGALLLLLACCQLHVQSQVAPHHHQPPPVIEGAARISGHSRLDRNMVQDQDHIMEHLEGVIDKPEKDMTPQELQLHYFKMHDYDGNNLLDGLELATAITHVHKEERGENSQPMKEEDLIALIDDVLKDDDKNNDGYIDYAEFARSLE from the exons ATGAGAAGCTGCAGGCGTAGCTTGTCTTGGGGAGCTCTGCTCCTCCTCCTGGCCTGCTGTCAGCTGCATGTTCAGTCCCAGGTGGCTCCTCACCACCACCAGCCTCCACCTGTAATAGAAGGGGCAGCTCGCATATCTGGTCACAGTCGCCTGGACAGAAACATGGTCCAAGACCAGGA TCACATCATGGAGCATCTGGAGGGAGTGATAGACAAACCTGAGAAAGACATGACGCCCCAGGAACTCCAGCTGCACTATTTTAAGATGCACGACTACGATGGAAACAACCTTTTGGACGGTCTGGAGCTAGCCACAGCCATCACGCATGTACACAAAGAA GAGAGAGGAGAGAACAGCCAGCCGATGAAAGAGGAGGACCTGATTGCACTAATCGATGACGTCCTGAAGGACGACGACAAAAACAATGATGGCTACATAGACTATGCAGAGTTTGCCAGATCCTTGGAGTAG